In bacterium, the following are encoded in one genomic region:
- the nrdR gene encoding transcriptional regulator NrdR — translation MRCPKCQSLEDRVIDSRSIREGMATRRRRECVACGMRFTTYEYIEAAEVRVIKRDRRIEPYSRDKLTSGIQIAFAKRPITETQIEELVERIEQKIIAAGVEISSLRIGEFVMKELSGIDDVAYIRFASVYKRFRETGDFHEELNRLNPADSAENPTEY, via the coding sequence ATGCGTTGTCCGAAATGTCAATCATTGGAAGATCGGGTAATTGATTCGCGCTCCATTCGCGAAGGGATGGCAACGCGCCGCCGCCGGGAATGTGTCGCGTGTGGCATGCGTTTCACAACTTACGAATACATCGAGGCAGCAGAAGTCCGGGTCATTAAGCGCGACCGCCGTATCGAACCGTACTCTCGCGACAAACTCACGAGTGGTATCCAGATTGCATTTGCTAAACGTCCGATCACTGAAACCCAGATCGAAGAACTCGTCGAGCGAATCGAGCAAAAGATAATTGCAGCCGGTGTCGAAATTAGTTCCCTCCGAATTGGTGAATTTGTGATGAAAGAGCTTTCAGGAATCGACGATGTTGCATACATCCGATTCGCTTCGGTGTACAAACGGTTTCGCGAAACGGGCGATTTTCATGAGGAGTTAAATCGGTTAAATCCCGCAGATTCTGCGGAGAACCCCACGGAGTATTGA